One genomic window of Conger conger chromosome 7, fConCon1.1, whole genome shotgun sequence includes the following:
- the sart1 gene encoding U4/U6.U5 tri-snRNP-associated protein 1, which produces MGSSKKHKEKGRERDAEERHREHKKHRHKDREREKERDGNREREKRKRSRSKERGSRGTEKESRSKGDKSNGEPRVKKEKVDTTYDDSNACGSRSGGGDASLSIEETNKLRAKLGLKPLELNENKKELGTKEEPLVAETINPIHIKQQKEIREKLAALKEKRLLNQKLGKVKTLAEDDPWLDDTAAWVERSRKMAKEKELAEKRAKLLEEMDEEFGVSNLVEQEFGHGRKEVYGSGDLKGLKVQHKMESFKEGETIILTLEDKGVLEEKEDVLVNVGLVDHEKAEKNVELKKKKPEYKPYEEEESVDDMVTFKPRTVLSKYDEEIDGEKKKSFRLAAGGRADGHRERELQAIRETLHNQAQTLDLPALTIASEYYTPQEMVGFKKTKRRVKKIRKKEKVVKPVDVLQDDTRSTDFGSRTRGRGRHAAEEEGAQPEGDAGEEEEEEEGAGAVDVIQRSDDNRLEDMDISDDEFSPPEPTALEEDEAEQELQKQLEKQRRLKQKQMLRDSGEKVAEQVQVLAAPRAGQDDDEEDRKNNIVFNATSEFCRTLGDIPTYGLSGNREDQEDIMDFEQEEERDGAGGSDSELDENVGWSMVNLDEEQKQPDFSTASTTILDEEPIVNSGLAAALMLCKNKGLLDTQVQKVARVRAPKGALPNDNYCIEDKMLIDDKYSRREEYRGFTQEFKEKESYKPDVKIEYVDESGRKLTPKEAFRQLSHRFHGKGSGKMKTEKRMKKLEEEALLKKMSSSDTPLGTVALLQEKQKSQKTPYIVLSGSGKSMNANTITK; this is translated from the exons atgggttcttcaaagaaacacaaagaaaaggGTCGGGAAAGGGACGCAGAAGAACGGCATCGGGAGCACAAGAAGCACCGTCATAAGGACcgagagagggaaaaggaacGCGACGGGAaccgtgagagagagaagaggaaacgTTCCCGAtcaaaggagagagggagccgTGGGACCGAGAAGGAAAGCCGCTCTAAAGGCGATAAGAGCAATGGCGAGCCTCGTGTCAAGAAGGAGAAAGTGGATACCACATATGATGACAGTAACG CCTGTGGTTCAAGGTCTGGTGGTGGCGATGCATCGCTCAGCATCGAAGAAACGAA TAAACTCAGAGCCAAGCTTGGCCTGAAGCCCCTGGAgttgaatgaaaacaaaaaag AGCTCGGAACGAAAGAGGAGCCCTTAGTGGCAGAGACCATCAACCCTATTCATATCAAGCAGCAGAAGGAGATCCGGGAGAAGCTGGCAGCCCTCAAGGAAAAACGCCTGCTTAACCAGAAACTGGG TAAGGTGAAGACCCTGGCGGAGGATGACCCCTGGCTGGATGACACTGCGGCATGGGTCGAGCGCAGTCGCAAAATGGCCAAGGAGAAGGAGCTGGCTGAGAAGAGG GCTAAGCTTCTGGAAGAAATGGATGAAGAGTTTGGTGTGAGCAACCTGGTGGAGCAGGAGTTTGGGCATGGCAGAAAG GAAGTCTATGGTTCTGGTGACCTGAAGGGGCTCAAGGTTCAGCACAAAATGGAGTCCTTCAAAGAGGGAGAGACTATCATTCTCACACTGGAAGACAAGG GTGtgctggaggagaaggaggatgtcCTGGTGAACGTGGGGCTGGTGGACCACGAGAAGGCGGAGAAGAATGTGgaactgaagaagaagaaaccgGAATACAAGCCCtatgaggaggaagagagtgTGGACGACATGGTGACA TTCAAGCCCCGCACAGTGCTGTCCAAGTATGACGAGGAGATCGAcggggagaagaagaagagtttCCGTCTCGCTGCGGGGGGTCGTGCCGATGGCCACAGGGAGCGGGAGCTGCAGGCCATCAGGGAGACCCTCCACAACCAGGCCCAGACCCTGGACCTGCCCGCACTCACCATCGCCTCCGAGTACTACACCCCACAGGAGATG GTCGGCTTCAAGAAGACAAAGCGGCGAGTGAAGAAGATCAGAAAGAAGGAGAAGGTGGTGAAGCCGGTGGACGTGCTCCAGGACGACACGCGTAGCACGGACTTCGGCTCCAG GACCAGAGGTCGGGGGCGCCATGCGGCTGAGGAAGAGGGGGCACAGCCGGAGGGCGAtgcgggggaggaggaggaagaggaggagggtgcCGGGGCGGTGGACGTCATCCAGCGGTCAGATGACAACAGACTGGAGGACATGGACATCAGTGACGATg AGTTCTCCCCTCCAGAGCCCACCGCGCTGGAGGAGGACGAGGCCGAGCAGGAGCTCCAGAAACAGCTGGAGAAGCAGAGGAGGCTGAAACAGAAGCAAATGCTCCGAGACTCTggggagaag GTAGCAGAGCAAGTTCAAGTGCTGGCTGCTCCTAGAGCAGGGCAGGATGATGACGAGGAGGACAGGAAGAACAACATCGTTTTCAACGCCACCTCTGAGTTCTGTCGGACCTTGGGAGACATCCCCACATACGGTCTTTCAGGAAATCGAGAGGACCAGGAAGACATCATG GACTttgagcaggaggaggagagagatggagctgGAGGCTCTGACTCGGAGCTGGATGAGAACGTGGGCTGGAGCATGGTGAACCTGGATGAGGAGCAGAAACAGCCTGAC TTCTCCACCGCCTCCACCACCATTCTGGACGAAGAGCCCATTGTTAACTCTGGACTGGCTGCAGCTCTTATGCTCTGCAAGAACAAGG ggcTCTTGGACACTCAGGTGCAGAAAGTTGCAAGGGTTCGTGCCCCCAAGGGTGCCCTACCAAATGACAATTACTGCATTGAAGACAAGAT GCTGATAGATGACAAGTACAGCAGGAGGGAGGAGTACAGAGGCTTCACCCAGGAGTTCAAGGAGAAAGAAAGCTATAAGCCTGATGTCAAAATCGAATATGTGGATGAATCTGGCCGCAAGCTCACGCCAAAAGAG GCTTTCAGGCAGCTCTCCCACCGTTTCCACGGGAAGGGCTCTGGAAAGATGAAGACTGAGAAGAGGATGAAAAAGCTTGAGGAAGAGGCT CTGCTGAAGAAGATGAGCAGCAGTGACACCCCCCTGGGCACCGTGGCTCTTCTGCAGGAGAAGCAGAAGTCACAGAAAACCCCATATATCGTCCTCAGTGGGAGTGGGAAGAGCATGAATGC AAACACCATCACTAAATAA
- the LOC133132889 gene encoding barrier-to-autointegration factor A-like, translating to MSSTSQKHRDFVAEPMGEKSVRALAGIGEVLGERLAEKGFDKAYVVLGQFLVLKKDEELFQDWLKHVCCANSKQQRDCYGCLQEWCDSFL from the exons ATGTCGTCAACATCACAAAAGCACAGGGATTTTGTCGCTGAGCCCATGGGGGAGAAGTCAGTGAGGGCATTGGCTGGAATTGGGGAGGTGTTGGGTGAGAGGCTAGCAGAGAAGGGCTTTGACAAG gcATATGTGGTCCTGGGGCAATTCCTAGTACTGAAGAAGGATGAGGAACTGTTCCAGGATTGGCTGAAACACGTGTGTTGTGCCAACTCCAAGCAGCAGAGAGATTGCTATGGCTGCCTGCAGGAGTGGTGTGACTCCTTTCTGTAG
- the LOC133132858 gene encoding guanine nucleotide-binding protein G(I)/G(S)/G(O) subunit gamma-3, producing the protein MKGDTPVNSTMSVGQARKLVEQLKIEASMCRIKVSKAAADLMAYCDAHACEDPLITPVPTSENPFREKKFFCALL; encoded by the exons ATGAAAGGAGATACCCCAGTAAACAGCACAATGAGTGTCGGTCAGGCCAGGAAGCTGGTGGAGCAGCTAAAGATTGAGGCCAGTATGTGTCGGATCAAG GTGTCTAAAGCAGCAGCAGACTTGATGGCGTACTGCGATGCCCATGCGTGTGAGGATCCTCTCATCACTCCTGTGCCAACCTCTGAAAACCCTTTCAGGGAGAAGAAGTTCTTCTGCGCCCTCCTCTGA